The following is a genomic window from Acomys russatus chromosome 23, mAcoRus1.1, whole genome shotgun sequence.
tcGAGAAGGATGCCTTCCAGCCCTTGCCCCAACTGCAGGAAGTGGACCTTTCTAGAAACATGTTGGCCTACATGCCGGATGCCTTTACCCCGCTGAAGCAGCTTAGCCTCCTGAGCTTGGAAGGGAACCAGTGGAGCTGCACCTGTGACCTCTACCCTCTAGCCCGCTTTTTAAGAAACTTTGTGAAGTCTCCGGCTCGCACTCTCCATAATACCAAAGATTTAAACTGTCAGGTGTTCCCCCCAGCTGTGGCCGCTGCAAAGAGCATGCTGCGGTTATCTGAGACCAACTGTGACTCCAAGGGGCATAACCTCACTCTGGCGCTAAAGGACAGGCGTCCCCTCCTCCCAGGGCAGGATGTGGCCCTGTTGACTGTGCTCGGCTTTGCAGGTAGACCATGGGACAGTAGGGCCCACTTTCCTCCCTCTAGTATATATTCTTGGAGTTCTTGGGTGAGACCTGTCTAGGGAGATGAGTGGTGCAGAGGTGTCAGCAACCTGCCACGGGTTGCTAGAACTTTCTGTTTTAGAAGAGTAGTCAATGAAGAGATAAGAGCCTGAGAATGAAGGGCTAGGGTCCCAGTGGAACTAGTATTATAATCTGGAACGATTAACTTGTCTTGTTACTTAGACTGTCCTTCTATCATGACTGCAACACAGGACTACTTCCTCTGTTTCCGCAACCACACAGTACTGTAATATTTCCTAGGACAAAGTTTAAAGACACGGTGAGCTGTAGGCTTTTTCCTTGGGGCATTCACATCTGTGCACTTTTTCTCCCTGTAAAAGTCACCAATGGggacgggagagatggctcagtgggtaaatgccCTTTTCCCAAGTCTGGCGGCCTGAGTTCCGTCTGCAGGACCTACGTAGGGCAGAGACACACTCCTTcatcgtcctctgacctccatgaaaAAGTACCAGCAGGAAAACCTCGGGAGCCTCACATGCGTGACCTGCGGGGTGCAGGCAGATGTGTGACTTAGAGCAAGCGACTACAAGTCATTGATGCAcctctattttctcttttgcttgaGGGCTTTGAATTTTTTTGAGGACTtatatttttcatctctttcatATATGTGGCCCATACAAAACAAGGGGCAGATATCaatcaatttttaataataatggaattttaaaatgcattggcTATCATAGCTTGCCAGACAAATGATACATAGTATTGCCATCATTGAAATTCttttcatctctctgtgtgttttagaaTGGTCTTGGTACGTGGTGAAAAATATATTTAGGACAGTGAGGGTcatatgtgtttttaattgtgtgtgtgtgtgtgtgtgtgtgtgtgtgtacatgcattcattcctctgtgtgtgtgtctgtatatgtgtctgtctgcttcaaattctctctctctctctctctctctctctttgtatgtcagtgtgcccatgtgcatgtaATGTATAgaattgtgcatgtatgtgcgcgtgtgtgtgcgtgtgtgtgttcatgaacgGGCTGTAAATCTGGAGTACAGAGGGCTCCCAATGGCTTCCAAGACTGAGTGGTGGATTTTGTGCCACGGACCGTTATTTGAGGGGAGGTTCCAGGTGAATGAGCTCTTTGACTCCTGATTGCTCTTCTCATGGAAATCAGACAACAGAGTGGCCACCAGGCAGCCATCAAATCCCCTCAAAAGGGAATCTGTACTCCCCGAAACACAGATTCTTTTAACATCTGTGTAACAAAAATCAGTATAAAAAAACGCCAAGAAGCTATTTACCACAAATAACAAAAGCACCACAATCACAACAGCAGCAGATTTTCTCTGTTCTTACCCAGAATCTGAGAGCCGGACAATTAACAGATATTCCAGAGAAAACGCAGCTGCTCAGCTAAGTAGCAGGTACTGGGGTTCAAACAGGACTGGGACATGCCAGGGCGCAGAGCATGAAACGGGCAGTGCAGGCATGTTCACTGCAGCACACGAGTAGCCGCCCACTTTCCAGTGAGTGTTCTCAACCTTAAGGAGGAAGGGATCCTGTGAACATAGCCAGGCCTTCCAACCACAGTGAGTTCTACACACGAGCTTCACCAGGCACTGCTCGGGGACCTCACAGCACAGTGTCTCCTACAATGACTTTTAGAACCAGAGACTTGGAGATGTGCTTTGTAAGGGAATGGCTCTTTGTCTGCACAGAGACGGGCACAGATCTGAAAGATTCCAAAGTTCTGTCAAAATAACAGGGAGCTTAAGATATATGGGTCCATTCTGGCTCTGAAATCTTATTATTCTCGAGAAAGGAGTCCAGGCAGAATTTGGGGATTCCCTGTGTCTGGTATTACTGGATTACTGGCACCTGCTTGGCTTTTCCACGGATTcggggtaggggagggggtgcTCAACCTCCAGTCCTAACACATGCACAGCCGGAGCTTTATCCACAGAGCCAGCGGCTCTGCCTAGTTGGGGGATTTTTGCCAgatttttggattttctttaatCTTCATCTCTAACAATCTTCCCTGacaccctcctctttctttcaagTTCAAAAGGGTGTGCTCATTAATAGTGTTGCCGGGAAGACAACAGGGCACGTGCAGCCAACTGCTTAGTCTCAGCCACAATCTTTACTGAAGAGTGAGGAACACACTTGCCCGAAGCCACACAGCAGGAGGCAGACCCCTCTGTCCAGCCTGTACTGACGCCATCATCACTGCCGTCCCCATTGTCACAGTGGGGTTTGTTAGATTAGACAACCCAGTGCTGCTGCTCTCAGAACGCAGGAGAAGAATTCTTTCTGCTACAGTCAACAAACATTTCTGCAGTACCAACGTTGTGCCTGAGCTTTGGGCTTTGGGGatatggtgatttaaaaaaaaaaaaaggctgaaaatTCTGTTTTATGCACAATGTGTAATTCTGAAAGAGGGCCAGATGAGGAACAGGCAAAATAAAGGAAGTGTATATACCACTGACTCAGTGTCATAATGGAATAAACAGAGGAGATATATTGGGAGGGGGGAATTAGGGAGGGTGTGACTCAGAGATTGGCTTGGCTATCGAAGTGGCTGGGGACACCATTGTCCAGATGAAAAACTGAGGTAGGAAAGAGAAGGACTTCCCACAGCATTGGAAATACGGACCTCTTCCTGTTTTACTGAGCCAACCTGTGTCTACCTGGTACAGGAAATGTCACGGCCAGGCCCTCCAAAGTAGATATTATCACATAGAGTTCAGAGGAAACACTGAATCCTTGtacaagacagagaaagcaagcatCCTTTTGCCagactttgaaaacaaacaaacaacccccaccttaaaaaaaaacaaaacaaaaacaaacaaacaaaaaaaaactttgaggAGTTGGAGGTGCTGACTTAGACTTTAGAGGACAATTAAATAAGCAAGCAGAGTCTCTGTGAACACAGCGGAGGCTGCCGTGCTCCCTGAGTAGAGTGAACAAAGGGCTTGGAGCACAGAGcttggagaaggaggagaaggaaacatTGAGGTAACTGAGGAATTCAGCCTTCCTGTTGGCTGGACACAGACATGGCGGGTCTTCGGGATCAGGTAAGATAAGCCCATAGCATGTAGGGCCCACCTGTCTTTGAGGATTAGGGTCTTGAGACTTTTGGAGAGTCTAACCTTTCTTATTATCTATGACTGTCCAAAAAACAAATggagaattaaaaatttttttctcataagtTGAAAACAGTCCTTTTATACTGAGTGAACTacagtctctgaaaaaaaaaatctccatttccAACTAAAGAGACCCCAAGTGttattatctttaaataatatattggagtgtgtgtgtgtgtgtgtgtgtgtgtgtgtgtgtggtggtgtagtATGTCATATGTGTGTCGCTGTGTGTACATGATGGCTGGGGGGGGATGGGGTGTACTACCCTATCAGCCTCCACAGgcttctctcactgaacctggcagCCAGCAAAACACACTgagtctcttgcctctgcctcacataGCTTTGGGGTTACAGTGCACATGTGACTACACCCCGATTTTTTCATGAAtgttggagatttgaactcaagccCCAGTGTTTGTGCAAAAAGCCCTATTAGCCAGGAAGCCTCTTCTCATGGTTTTCCTGTGCTGATGGATGCCTCCTGTGCCTTCGCCTGTGTGAGCATTATACTTTTCCCATGATGCCCTTctaattgtctttttgtttgccACAGGAGCGGTTGGTCTCACATGTGCAGGGTTAGTCATATTTAACTGGAAACTTCAACAAGGCAGAGCAAATGCACGCCCATCCAAAACCCTCTGTTGCAGAACCCTCGATGAATCCCTGTGTGCTCATGAAGCAAGAAAAGGCCATGCCGTGGGCTACTGTAACTGCCACTTAACTCCAAGAAATGAGACAGAGGTCATGTCTGATGTGGGCTCCAGAAAGGAAGCGCCGCTTAGCCAGGAAAACAGCCATCAAGCAGTGTGGGCCTCCAAGTCTACAGCCCTGGATGCATCGTTCAGAGAGCTGAAAGGGAGAGGCTATGGGGCAGAAGGGGCTCAGGCTTGCCTGGGTGATGAACTGCTACAGACAGGATGCTTGGGGCCCCCCGGGAACAAGAAAGCTCCTTATGATGCAGACGTAGTTACAGGGTGTTGTCCAAAGACAGCTGAGAAGCTAAGCAGCCTGGAAAATGGAGAAATTCGGTCTCAAATCCTGCCATATCATGGAGGCAGAAAAATAGGTGAGTTTGATTTTTAGGAAATTCTTCTTTGCTTAGTTTCTGGGATGATGAAGCCCCTTTTTCAATGTCTCCAGCAGACAAGTACTATAAAATTCACTGTaatctgtttcttccttctctgaaaagtgcttatgtgtatgtatgcaaacGCACAAGTGAGTTTCTGAGAACGTGTGTGTATATAAGCACACGCATGTGCcagtctgtgtctatgtgtataagcacacatgtgtgcatatctgagtactgtgtgtgtgtgtaaatctgcatgtatgcatgtctgaGTATCTGTATATGAGTGCCTGTGAATTTGTCTCTGTGAGTGGGAGTGTGTTTCCTGTGTAAGTGTGagcatagtctctctgtgtgaatgtgtaaCTTTATGTGCACCTGACACCTCAGAatgcttcagagagagagagagagagagagacaggagagagacagacagacagacagaaagacacacacacacacacacacacacacacacagagagagagagagagagagagagagagagaagcctcaATAGCAATATTGCTCAGATTTCTGCGAGGGTGGGTACCAGCTTTCATCTCAACATCCTCTGAGCCCTGATGCGATCTGTAGTAAACAGCCTTCCTGGAGTGTAGTATTTGAGAAGAATGACCTCCTAAGCCAGTGATTCATTTCAGGAACGCTGTCAAGACACACACTTTGCTCGCTGAGCTGTCAAGGATGATAACTTCTCAGTTCTGGGAAAGTCAAGGCTTAATTCATTGTCCCATGTTGGTAGCCCAGTGGACCTGGCCATGACACCTACCTGCTGTCCACAGGCAATGCCAATATTTATGTGGAGGCAATGAATCACGcgtcctcctttctttcctgaatGCGAGGGCAATGTTTTCAAGCCCTGCAGTGCAGACTCCCACAGCTGTTCCGAAACGAGGCCCTGCCGCTTATTTCAACCAgtttggaagaagaaagattcTCTGTTGAAAAATGAATGACAGAGGAATCATGTGACACACTTACTGTGGGGATCTGGCCCTAAGGCTGGATTCGGGCACCGCAGGATAAGAatgaaactgtattttatttcctatgtgGCATAAGGCAGGATGTGAGTTTATCTGACTGCTCTTCTTGCTGGTTCCTTGGGGCTGATGGTTTGACTCCAGAGAAAGATGGccaagaaaaaagggggaaaaaaaagggctTCTATAGAAATCAGAAAAGATTGGTTTTACTTTATAAGAAATAAGGGCTTAgcttttttcattccttttagaTTTAGTGGTACCTAAAGCCTTGCTTGGTATGTCTGTGGGGGAGTTCTACACACCAGAGGACACAGCTGATTAACCTTTTGTAGCAATGGCTCCTTGGTTTGTCACACCAAGGTGACCTTGAGGACACACCTGCAGTTCTGCAGCattggggtgggagggaagaattcACTAAAGTGGTCAAGGCCACACTTGGTCCTGAAGAAAAGCCTGAGTTTGTgcctggggagagagaaggtgcCAGAGTTATCTAGTTGGATGGTCCTTGCTGTTTACCTTTCCTTTCTAGAACTCTCTGAAAGTCTGAAAGTCCAATAAAGTCCATCATTCTTTCCCTCAGGGCACTCTCACACAGTCCCCATTTAATCCAGCCTTTCCACACGAGCAGCTTCTCAGGGTCACCCACAAATGTGCCTGAGGGCACAGTGACATTCTAGCTGGGGTGTGCTTAACCTCTTTTTCCTCCCTAAAGAAAACAATTACTTGAAACAAGAGAAAGTAGGCTGGTATTCCCTCGCGGACAAGAGCCTGATAGTGTGCTCTGAGCACTGATGAGAAACTGGGGGAAGTCAAACATCTAAATAAATTTCCCTTAAAAGTCCCAAGATAGAAGAGCATCCACAACAGAATGTAgctcttattaaaataaaatgagattataaattataatatttatcacattGTGTACTTCTTCTTATGAGGACAATTAGTATTAGAGATATTATTGAAAGTGtactattaataatatatttacctACACTATTTTAAAGTCAAAGGTAGATATTGCTACCAGGCACTTATAAATAACTTACCCACTTAAAAATAACTCTTTAGTGGATATTACATTAAGttgaagaaagtaaaataaaaaggcctTCGCTAAGGCAACAAGTGTTTTTGCTGTCGCTATTGTCTGGGTTACTCTCTTTAAGGCCTGAACATTGCTTAATATTTCATCTACGTTCTTCCAAATTTGTATTCCAAGATggaaaatgagtaagaaaaaccTATTATGCCATTTGAAAAGGATTCAGATGCCATTCAACTTTAAAGCTAACATAACCATGACGGAATCTGAATACGAGTTAACGTGAATGTTATTTACACTCCTAATGCCACAGTGTCTAACTCAGCATCATAGCTGTCTGACAGGTGGCTATTAAGAACCCGGCTGCAAACACATCAAATAGCCAAGGTTCCTTGTTGGTGTCTGCAGAAAATTAGGAAATACTCACGAATTCTCATAATTAAAGGAGTCATTTCACAATTTTCCTAAGGTTCTTAGACCTCGGTTGGCTGGGACACTACGACTACGCCTGGTGGTAAATTCTTGCATTTGTTGTTCAGCAGATACGAGCAGTGACACATTTAGGAGCAGATATGGGACATCTGCCTCAACCTTGGCAGGAGAGAGTGTTGGGACACATTTAACAAACAAACCATGGCAGCCTCCAATAAGAAGAGGAGACAATGCTGCACCACCGCCCAGACAGAGCGCTTTCATCACCAGCTCATCCTCCAAGCTCTGGGAGCCAAGGGCAGGTGCTGCAGACAGGACCCTCCACAGACATAGAGTGGGGTATGACAAACACCATGGGTCCTTAAAGCAGAGCAGGCCTACACATGCTCATCCAAATACTTCCTTCACCTGCAAGTATGTGTCCTGGGatgaatttcaagatttcatgaaagagaagaagccagatCGCAGAGAGCACACAAAATCTGAAAAAGAGCAAATTCAAATTAACAGAGCAATAGAAAAATTCCTCAGGAGCCAGGGATCCAAAGAAAAATCAAGGCTGTCAGCAAAAAATAAGAAGGCATATTCTACAAAGAGGGTTAAATTCCAGCATCCTGACTCAGTGAGGGCCAACAGGTTGGTGGGCTCAGCAGAAACACCAGTCCCCTGGAGACAGCTAGATGTGAAACCCACTGCCCAACTTCCTTGGATCTCAGAAAATATGCCAACCtagagaaagacaaggaagggggagaaaggattCCAGAGGAACAGGCTCTGAAAAAGAGGAGATCCAAGCCATGTCCTCCGAgtgaaaaaacaaagagacagaattTAAGGATAAAGTTAGATCTGCACCCCTTTGGAAAAACTAGGGTCCACCCTGAGGAATCCCCACAGAAGTCCCCCAGTAACGAACAAGATTATCTTCTGAGAAGACAGCCAGGACGTctgaaggaaaatgcaaacaaaacctCTGTCCTTGGTCAGTTCTCAACCGCCAGAGAGAAGCAGCCATGCTAAACCCACATGTTCAAAGGAACCACTGGCAAGCACCCAAGAGCAGACCCCTTATCGCGAACCAAGTGGCACCCTCAGAGCTGAAAGCTTGTCTGTAGGCGATCGAGGGGGCTCTGGGCAGGGCAGCAGCTACCCAGTGGGCCGCACTGCTGATGGAAGCTCATCAGCACTGCCTCAGCCTACAGTCAAGGCCGCTGAGCATGGGTGCTCACACCCTCTTTGCTCACCTGAGCTAATAGTAAATGCTACTGGTCCACAAATAGAAGTTCTGGGTCCCTCCCCAGCCTGCCTGGGAAACGGAGAGAGTAGAGTTTTACCATCTCAACACTCCAGGGGCATTTCTGACCCCTTAGCAATGGTGTCCACTCAATACATGGACCAGGATAAATTAAAGACCAATGAGTTAAACCAGTTTGCTTTGTCCCTTGGTGACCAGGTAACTGACACCGTCAGCAAAGATCACAGTTTAGATGAAAATCAAGCTTTACCACAGGAAGAGCAAAAACCAGGCCACAAACAGATTCGAAGTGAGGAAAAACCATTAATGAATAAATTCAAGCCATCACCTGAAAGTGTGGGAAATTGTATTACAGGTGAGGAAAGAATGGAAGCAGGAGACAAAATTGCCCGCACAGAGGATGGTGGCTCCTCCCCCGTTGCCTGGACGCAACCACACAGCGACCTGCCATTCGTGGCGCCACATGGTACTCTACACCAACTAGGCAGTAGCGGAAGTGCGTCACGAGGAGATAACCGTGGGGATCCCCCAGGGACACAGGCAGAGgtgaaaaagcagaaacagacaTTTGATGAGAGGAAAACAAATTCTAGTGCAGTAAGTTGGATGATAGTTTCCACTAAAGACCTGAGTGAGGCAgaccctcaaactcacaaccacAGGTCTCATTGCAGAGACTCTGGAGAGAACAAGCAGCCAGAGATGGCAGTGAACACAGGGAAGCTGCCAGGACAGTTGGGGATGCCGGGAGCTCCCCCCTCCTTCACAGGAGGTGAATGTCATCCGTTCTGAGgctgaaaacaggagggaggggggagaactCTAACtcctaaaacagaaaatgaagctgAAAACCCTGCTTGAAGATGTTCACCCATCGAGTGATGCTCCTTCAAGGGATAGGATGATGGAAACT
Proteins encoded in this region:
- the LOC127206117 gene encoding LOW QUALITY PROTEIN: leucine-rich repeat-containing protein 53-like (The sequence of the model RefSeq protein was modified relative to this genomic sequence to represent the inferred CDS: inserted 1 base in 1 codon) is translated as MVQVTAACPASCVVCSQDVTLCYQLTYIVAAPETTRVLILTDGCLSSVQSTNLTLLANLALLSLSRNSIYGIQEGSLHGLTKLRTLSLGNNHIPSSSLSDHTFSKLRSLQVLVLSSNAFRTLRAAWFRNTKALNRLLLDGNQITNLTGSSFRGANLHRLRHLDLSNNFISFIEKDAFQPLPQLQEVDLSRNMLAYMPDAFTPLKQLSLLSLEGNQWSCTCDLYPLARFLRNFVKSPARTLHNTKDLNCQVFPPAVAAAKSMLRLSETNCDSKGHNLTLALKDRRPLLPGQDVALLTVLGFAGAVGLTCAGLVIFNWKLQQGRANARPSKTLCCRTLDESLCAHEARKGHAVGYCNCHLTPRNETEVMSDVGSRKEAPLSQENSHQAVWASKSTALDASFRELKGRGYGAEGAQACLGDELLQTGCLGPPGNKKAPYDADVVTGCCPKTAEKLSSLENGEIRSQILPYHGGRKIDTSSDTFRSRYGTSASTLAGESVGTHLTNKPWQPPIRRGDNAAPPPRQSAFITSSSSKLWEPRAGAADRTLHRHRVGYDKHHGSLKQSRPTHAHPNTSFTCKYVSWDEFQDFMKEKKPDRREHTKSEKEQIQINRAIEKFLRSQGSKEKSRLSAKNKKAYSTKRVKFQHPDSVRANRLVGSAETPVPWRQXRCETHCPTSLDLRKYANLEKDKEGGERIPEEQALKKRRSKPCPPSEKTKRQNLRIKLDLHPFGKTRVHPEESPQKKMQTKPLSLVSSQPPERSSHAKPTCSKEPLASTQEQTPYREPSGTLRAESLSVGDRGGSGQGSSYPVGRTADGSSSALPQPTVKAAEHGCSHPLCSPELIVNATGPQIEVLGPSPACLGNGESRVLPSQHSRGISDPLAMVSTQYMDQDKLKTNELNQFALSLGDQVTDTVSKDHSLDENQALPQEEQKPGHKQIRSEEKPLMNKFKPSPESVGNCITGEERMEAGDKIARTEDGGSSPVAWTQPHSDLPFVAPHGTLHQLGSSGSASRGDNRGDPPGTQAEVKKQKQTFDERKTNSSAVSWMIVSTKDLSEADPQTHNHRSHCRDSGENKQPEMAVNTGKLPGQLGMPGAPPSFTGGECHPF